A single genomic interval of uncultured Desulfobulbus sp. harbors:
- a CDS encoding PEP/pyruvate-binding domain-containing protein produces the protein MSIESCPLPLVSDALEANLRETAAPAVINPAYELLREVVCRFQGILGKLDALLYEISHPYRNWKLIVPELRAFVLKNCTHYRDHEQGPEAFSLFMSIFFDALRDSTRNDELLQRILEGMLAYADKLILSLDGEALFRYEGALGEFFTRLRSLNASEPQVMLSMVQGHHPVRKMAQKVIALRRQQAERPFDLQALALLIRTILERNYQYWLSEEDPLPWFERECGTYCEKWEGQSLLHSISHARILECRQMLESIDFAADYQIGLEKILTLPNHMDLVRLYKEIPTKMVTLTSGDEEAAHFVENRKLLFLFRIMESKGLNLIHEETLREINRSLVQLIRKQSFEEIEQFFVTTFQLLKANVRRYPHTSLQCIQVIGNEVFKRGNSRLVEAFLWETVRFGFQYANVRGVDEDWQPIANPAHLTNIRVWLNLIAQEPKWCSTLFSALIINLRLSGTCVRDTDLFQRDITDLLNHPIGPIYNLAKQFTKLMPVFFNEIGAEGELRDVSTEIDEIHKRHDVLIHFLRKQAHVESSNLIVGFIQAIFTFWITLDKSYLREYLPEDVLQQVSVTGPYVDDQHALAGRIKEELRFNRMSQILEWNDEEREAFLARQSDLAEVERRRFTLLVRMYKLLHQKYTLSLPEIHLQLQHAMGNGFPELGRLLELLAEGDPIHCLEALFDELEHLQEVILSPEKFQPKEEIYYKRHIAVDIPSVYGRYSERKFDALGLTFRLESLANVYLEKLFATVNLNFITQATFIRILKCLRLFTRALQVDGISSRRLDTYISLLATSIGIRRFSYTQHLDIMRGLSEGVKDIIYAYYTNIHQNNLSIIVPQIGKDNLLLKYHSSWNEKNMPETVLRISEIFFRDLISTTFGLQHLDNFIGQVINTLEAQKDILDESTLDLLMTYNPKKAISSLHEENQRTHNLIHLGNKGFNLVVLTRDNMPVPPAFIITTEVFRCYRAIRKFDRARDEYMRRVRAAVTGLEQLTGRVFGSPERPLLLSVRSGAAISMPGIMSTIHNVGANAELVEEFVINHPKYKYFAWDNFRRFQQSWGMAKGMEREDFQELMNVHKERHNIHYKRDFSAEQMRELALNYRQAVEARGFGIPEDPWEQLVRAVDMVFDSWHFPKAQEYRHLMGVSDDWGTAVIVQAMVFGNLGLQAGSGVLFTAHPYRKVRRVALWGDYAIGDQGEDIVSGLVTSHPISVEQAEIDGRDENKSLERRFPKVYQRLLAISRELVYDKEWNPQEIEFTFEGPEADDLYILQTRDMITIKKKEHLTVFVDSDHAHKSILAKGIGVSGSAMSGKAVFTVDNINELRASEPDTPLILIRRDTVPEDIREISLADGLVTSRGGQTSHASVVATRLEKTCVVGCRDMQVNETEEYAEINGTRITFGTPVSIDGRHGLLIEGNYPLREEVHILPL, from the coding sequence ATGTCCATCGAATCCTGTCCCTTGCCCCTTGTTTCCGATGCGCTGGAGGCCAATCTGCGCGAAACTGCTGCTCCGGCGGTGATCAATCCCGCCTACGAGCTGCTGCGGGAGGTGGTCTGCCGGTTTCAGGGGATTCTCGGCAAGCTCGATGCCCTGCTCTATGAAATCAGCCATCCCTACCGCAATTGGAAGCTGATCGTCCCGGAATTACGGGCCTTTGTGCTCAAGAACTGCACTCACTATCGCGACCACGAGCAGGGACCCGAGGCCTTTTCCCTGTTCATGTCGATCTTCTTCGATGCACTCAGGGACTCGACGCGCAACGACGAGTTGCTTCAGCGCATCCTCGAGGGCATGCTCGCCTATGCCGACAAGCTGATTCTTTCTTTGGATGGCGAGGCCCTGTTTCGTTACGAGGGCGCCCTGGGCGAGTTCTTCACCCGCCTGCGCAGCCTCAACGCCAGTGAACCGCAGGTGATGCTCTCCATGGTCCAGGGGCACCACCCGGTGCGCAAGATGGCGCAGAAGGTGATCGCGCTCCGGCGGCAGCAGGCTGAACGTCCCTTTGACCTCCAGGCGCTGGCCCTGTTGATACGCACCATCCTGGAGCGCAACTACCAGTACTGGCTCTCCGAGGAAGACCCGCTGCCCTGGTTTGAACGGGAATGCGGCACCTACTGCGAAAAATGGGAGGGCCAATCCCTATTGCACAGCATCTCGCATGCTCGCATCCTCGAGTGCCGGCAAATGCTGGAATCGATCGATTTTGCCGCCGACTACCAGATCGGCCTGGAAAAGATCCTCACCCTGCCCAATCACATGGACCTGGTCCGGTTGTACAAGGAGATTCCGACCAAGATGGTGACCCTGACCTCGGGGGACGAGGAGGCTGCCCATTTTGTCGAGAACCGCAAGCTGCTCTTTCTTTTCCGCATCATGGAGAGCAAGGGATTGAACCTGATCCATGAGGAGACCCTGCGCGAGATCAACCGTTCGCTGGTCCAACTGATTCGCAAGCAGAGTTTTGAGGAGATCGAACAGTTTTTCGTCACCACCTTTCAGTTGCTCAAGGCCAATGTGCGCCGCTACCCCCACACCTCACTGCAGTGTATCCAGGTGATCGGCAACGAGGTGTTCAAGCGCGGCAACTCGCGTCTGGTCGAGGCATTTTTGTGGGAAACGGTCCGTTTCGGTTTCCAATACGCCAATGTCCGCGGCGTGGACGAGGACTGGCAGCCCATCGCCAACCCGGCCCACCTGACCAACATCCGCGTCTGGCTCAACCTGATCGCCCAGGAGCCCAAATGGTGCTCGACCCTGTTTTCGGCCCTGATCATCAACCTGCGCCTCTCCGGCACCTGTGTGCGCGATACCGACCTCTTCCAGCGCGACATCACCGATCTGCTCAACCATCCCATTGGCCCGATCTACAACCTGGCCAAGCAGTTCACCAAGCTGATGCCGGTGTTCTTCAACGAGATCGGTGCCGAAGGCGAGCTGCGCGACGTTTCCACCGAGATCGACGAGATCCACAAGCGCCATGACGTGCTGATCCATTTCCTGCGCAAGCAGGCCCATGTGGAGTCGAGCAACCTGATCGTCGGCTTTATTCAGGCGATCTTCACCTTCTGGATCACCCTGGATAAATCCTATCTGCGCGAATACCTGCCCGAGGATGTCCTGCAGCAGGTCTCGGTAACCGGGCCCTATGTCGATGATCAGCATGCGCTGGCCGGTCGGATCAAGGAGGAGCTGCGCTTCAACCGCATGTCTCAGATTCTCGAGTGGAACGATGAGGAGCGGGAGGCCTTCCTTGCACGCCAGAGCGATCTTGCCGAGGTGGAACGGCGGCGGTTCACCCTCCTGGTGCGGATGTACAAGCTGCTCCATCAGAAGTACACCCTCAGCCTGCCCGAGATCCATCTTCAGCTGCAGCATGCGATGGGCAACGGCTTTCCCGAGTTGGGGAGGCTGCTCGAGCTGCTGGCCGAGGGCGACCCGATCCATTGCCTGGAGGCCCTGTTCGATGAGCTTGAACACCTGCAGGAGGTCATTCTCAGCCCGGAGAAGTTCCAGCCCAAGGAAGAGATCTACTATAAGCGCCATATCGCGGTGGATATCCCCTCGGTCTACGGCCGCTACTCGGAACGCAAGTTCGACGCCCTCGGCCTGACCTTCCGCCTGGAGAGCCTGGCCAACGTCTATCTGGAAAAACTCTTTGCCACGGTCAATCTCAACTTCATCACCCAGGCGACGTTTATCCGTATCCTCAAATGTTTGCGCCTGTTTACGCGGGCGCTGCAGGTGGATGGCATCTCCAGCCGCCGCCTCGACACCTACATCAGTCTGCTCGCGACCTCGATCGGTATCCGCCGCTTTTCCTACACCCAGCACCTCGATATCATGCGCGGGCTTTCCGAAGGGGTCAAGGATATCATCTACGCCTACTACACCAACATCCACCAGAACAACCTGTCGATCATCGTCCCCCAGATCGGCAAGGACAACCTGCTGCTCAAGTACCACAGCTCCTGGAACGAGAAGAACATGCCGGAGACCGTGCTGCGGATCTCCGAGATCTTTTTCCGCGACCTGATCTCCACCACCTTCGGCCTGCAGCACCTGGACAACTTCATCGGCCAGGTGATCAATACCCTGGAGGCGCAGAAGGATATCCTCGATGAATCCACCCTGGACCTGCTCATGACCTACAATCCGAAAAAGGCCATCAGCAGTCTCCACGAGGAAAACCAGCGCACCCACAACCTGATCCATCTCGGCAACAAGGGATTCAACCTGGTGGTCCTCACCCGGGACAATATGCCGGTTCCCCCGGCCTTCATCATCACCACTGAGGTCTTCCGCTGCTACCGCGCCATCCGCAAGTTCGACCGGGCGCGCGACGAGTACATGCGGCGGGTGCGGGCGGCGGTCACCGGGCTCGAGCAGTTGACCGGACGGGTCTTCGGCTCACCGGAGCGGCCGCTGCTGCTTTCGGTGCGCAGTGGTGCGGCCATCTCCATGCCGGGCATCATGTCCACCATCCACAACGTCGGCGCCAATGCCGAGCTGGTGGAGGAGTTTGTCATCAACCATCCCAAATACAAGTACTTTGCCTGGGACAACTTCCGCCGCTTCCAGCAGTCTTGGGGCATGGCCAAAGGCATGGAGCGCGAGGATTTTCAGGAGTTGATGAATGTCCACAAAGAGCGGCACAACATCCATTACAAGCGTGATTTTTCCGCGGAGCAGATGCGGGAGCTGGCACTCAACTACAGGCAGGCGGTGGAGGCCCGCGGATTCGGCATTCCCGAGGATCCCTGGGAACAGCTGGTCAGGGCGGTGGATATGGTCTTTGATTCCTGGCACTTTCCCAAGGCCCAGGAGTATCGCCATCTCATGGGGGTGTCCGACGACTGGGGCACGGCGGTTATTGTCCAGGCCATGGTTTTCGGCAACCTGGGGCTGCAGGCGGGCAGCGGCGTGCTCTTCACCGCCCATCCCTACCGCAAGGTGCGGCGGGTGGCGCTGTGGGGGGATTATGCCATCGGCGACCAGGGCGAGGATATCGTCTCCGGCCTGGTCACCAGCCATCCGATTTCCGTGGAACAGGCCGAGATCGACGGCCGCGACGAGAACAAGAGCCTGGAGCGTCGTTTCCCCAAGGTCTATCAACGCCTCTTGGCCATCAGCCGGGAACTGGTCTACGACAAGGAGTGGAACCCGCAGGAGATCGAGTTCACCTTCGAGGGGCCGGAGGCCGATGACCTCTACATCCTCCAGACCCGGGACATGATCACCATCAAGAAGAAGGAGCACCTGACCGTGTTCGTCGACTCCGATCATGCCCATAAATCGATTCTGGCCAAGGGTATCGGCGTTTCCGGGTCGGCCATGTCGGGCAAGGCGGTGTTCACCGTGGACAATATCAACGAGCTGCGCGCCTCGGAGCCGGATACGCCGCTCATCCTCATCCGCCGCGATACCGTGCCCGAGGATATCCGCGAGATCTCCCTGGCCGACGGTCTGGTCACCTCCCGCGGCGGTCAGACCTCGCATGCCTCGGTGGTGGCCACCCGTCTGGAAAAGACCTGCGTGGTCGGTTGCCGCGACATGCAGGTCAATGAGACCGAGGAATACGCCGAGATCAACGGCACCCGCATCACCTTCGGCACGCCGGTCTCCATCGACGGCCGTCATGGGTTGCTGATCGAAGGCAATTACCCCCTGCGCGAGGAGGTGCATATCCTGCCGTTGTAG
- a CDS encoding FprA family A-type flavoprotein, with product MHIQQVIDDIYRLSANIEDKNYLFEGIWPIPHGISINGYLIKSEKNILIDLTQDIFNFPQEFTNQMSGVTLNIEDIDILVVNHMEPDHSGWLREFCKKNSKAVIYCSKKAVPLLNAFAEVPAERAIAITDGMILEVGDYELQFFDTPNIHWPETMMTYERKRGILFSCDAFGSYGSIDENAIFDDQISSEKHQFFEEEALRYYANIVATFSTFVLKGLEKLGGLDVKVICPSHGIIWRNNPAVIIEHYKRYAEYAKGPAEREVTVVWSSMYGNTKQVLNIVIETLRKREIPVHVFQVPGDEIGYILASAWKSAGLIFGMPTYEYKMFPPMAHVIEELQVKKVTNKKVFRFGSFGWSGGAQKDFEAKTEKSGWDKLGSYEWQGAPTDEDKAAIQKAVEAYCDTLIEFTK from the coding sequence ATGCACATTCAACAGGTAATAGACGACATCTATCGTCTTTCCGCCAACATCGAAGACAAAAACTATCTTTTTGAGGGTATCTGGCCGATTCCCCACGGTATTTCCATTAACGGCTATCTGATCAAATCGGAGAAAAACATCCTGATCGATCTGACCCAGGATATCTTCAACTTTCCCCAGGAGTTCACCAACCAGATGAGCGGGGTGACCCTGAATATCGAGGATATCGACATCCTCGTCGTCAATCACATGGAACCGGATCACTCGGGCTGGTTGCGCGAATTCTGCAAGAAAAACAGCAAGGCGGTGATCTACTGCTCCAAGAAGGCGGTTCCGCTGCTGAACGCCTTTGCCGAGGTCCCGGCCGAGCGTGCCATTGCCATCACCGATGGCATGATCTTGGAGGTGGGTGACTACGAACTGCAGTTCTTCGACACCCCCAACATCCATTGGCCGGAAACCATGATGACCTACGAGCGCAAGCGCGGCATCCTCTTTTCCTGCGACGCCTTCGGCTCCTACGGCAGCATCGACGAAAACGCCATCTTTGACGACCAGATCTCCTCGGAAAAGCACCAGTTCTTCGAGGAAGAGGCCCTGCGCTACTACGCCAACATCGTGGCCACCTTCTCGACCTTTGTCCTCAAGGGTCTGGAAAAACTCGGCGGACTGGATGTGAAGGTGATCTGCCCCTCGCACGGTATCATCTGGCGCAACAACCCCGCAGTCATCATCGAGCACTACAAGCGTTATGCCGAGTATGCCAAGGGACCCGCGGAACGCGAGGTGACCGTGGTCTGGAGCTCCATGTACGGCAACACCAAGCAGGTGCTCAATATCGTGATCGAGACCCTGCGCAAACGTGAAATTCCGGTGCATGTCTTTCAGGTGCCCGGCGACGAGATCGGCTACATCCTGGCCTCGGCCTGGAAATCGGCCGGCCTGATCTTCGGCATGCCCACCTACGAATACAAGATGTTCCCCCCAATGGCGCATGTCATCGAAGAGTTGCAGGTGAAAAAGGTCACCAACAAAAAGGTGTTCCGCTTCGGCTCATTTGGTTGGTCTGGCGGGGCACAGAAGGATTTTGAAGCCAAGACAGAAAAGTCCGGCTGGGATAAACTCGGATCCTACGAATGGCAGGGCGCGCCCACGGATGAGGACAAGGCCGCTATCCAAAAGGCGGTTGAGGCCTATTGCGATACCCTGATCGAGTTCACCAAGTAA
- a CDS encoding ArsC/Spx/MgsR family protein codes for MKATIRFFEKPHCTGNARQKAILISSGHRLITENLLEFPFDREELRSFFGALPVPQWFNTLAPKVKSGEVDIHSMDEDQALDAMLADPLLIRRPLMEIGSVRLVGFNIDELERIGVNCKASPRLNLLEGVDLEGCPGDAIGIRCDEPRTLPLLG; via the coding sequence ATGAAAGCCACCATCCGCTTTTTTGAAAAGCCCCATTGCACCGGCAACGCGCGCCAAAAAGCCATTCTTATTTCAAGCGGCCACCGGTTGATCACCGAGAATCTGCTTGAATTTCCCTTTGATCGAGAAGAACTGCGTTCCTTTTTCGGTGCCCTGCCGGTCCCGCAGTGGTTCAACACCTTGGCGCCCAAGGTCAAATCCGGGGAGGTGGACATCCACAGCATGGACGAAGACCAGGCCCTGGACGCGATGCTTGCCGACCCGCTGCTGATCCGGAGGCCGCTGATGGAAATCGGCAGCGTACGTCTGGTGGGATTCAATATCGATGAACTGGAGCGGATCGGGGTGAACTGCAAGGCCAGCCCGCGACTCAACCTTCTGGAAGGCGTTGATCTGGAAGGGTGCCCCGGAGATGCGATCGGTATTCGTTGCGACGAGCCGCGAACTCTTCCGCTGCTGGGGTAA
- a CDS encoding heavy metal translocating P-type ATPase: MSPRAPFPNVDEPDTHVFRVDDMTCEHCQGRVEAAARSVAGVRLAKVDLDAATLRIEGGDPEAVLQAVNEAGYPARLQEPVAEACPLPEARVDKGRADREVPAGQYQLKVADMHCASCVARVEKAILSVPGVVSAAVNLVEHSAGVSGGDPQSVVAAVVDAGYEASLVPEARTSAGNGYEVDVLGMHCASCVARVEQAILAVPGVNRASVNLIEKVARVEGGDPDAVVQTIVDQGYGASVRRVQAIDAFYLRLHPWPEEEELQQVHEILLARDPAAEIEKEADRLLVRTAEHPADVLLRLGDIGYQVSLEETYIDPGLSQAEETRQEIRRSWQRAIVAALVGFGIMAGHMGGFFPHLHEGQGFWAMLALVCLATMIFSGRNYFIGAWKQARHMAANMDTLVAMGTGAAWLSSVLVIAKPDFIPGAADHLYLDASVMILAFLQLGHALETRAKRTTSEAIGALVGLRARTALLIRSFAPVEIPVSLLRMGDRVRVKPGEKVPIDGEIVEGQTSIDESMLTGEPLAVSRGVGDAVTGGTMNRSGTFVLKVTRLGEDTTLARIIRMVKSAQMSKPPIGRLVDRIAGVFVPVVISISLLTFLGWWLLADVLPLAHALTAAIAVLVIACPCALGLATPIAIMVGTSRAAQCNVLIRNSDALQTASRLTHVVVDKTGTLTEGRPAVTALFPVAGVSEDQLLQWAASLESGSEHPLAEAVLNAQNERGGEVLEPKNFAAVPGRGVRGELDGRLYFLGNHHFLEEQGGTLPQTLLAEADKEAGRGGTPVWLGRSAEVLGLLILRDPLRPDSTAAIRALQRQGITVVMCSGDNAATAGAVAREVGIGEVHSEILPEEKLAVIENLQRQGFCVGMVGDGVNDAPALAQADTGFALGSGTDVAIENADITLTGDSLMLVADAIAISTATIKNIRQNLFGAFVYNVIGIPLAAGLLYPLTGWQLEPMFASAAMALSSVTVVTNANRLRFFHP, translated from the coding sequence ATGTCTCCACGCGCTCCTTTTCCTAACGTTGACGAACCGGATACCCACGTTTTCCGTGTTGATGATATGACCTGCGAACACTGCCAGGGCAGGGTGGAAGCTGCGGCCCGAAGCGTGGCCGGTGTGCGCCTGGCAAAGGTGGATTTGGACGCGGCCACCCTGCGTATCGAGGGGGGGGATCCCGAGGCTGTTCTCCAGGCGGTCAATGAGGCCGGATATCCCGCCCGGTTGCAGGAGCCCGTTGCCGAGGCCTGCCCCTTGCCCGAGGCAAGGGTTGATAAAGGGCGAGCCGACAGGGAGGTACCTGCCGGGCAGTATCAGCTCAAGGTGGCGGACATGCACTGCGCCAGCTGCGTTGCCCGGGTGGAGAAGGCGATTCTTTCCGTGCCCGGCGTTGTCTCGGCGGCGGTGAATCTGGTGGAGCACAGTGCGGGCGTCAGCGGTGGCGACCCTCAGTCCGTGGTTGCCGCGGTTGTCGATGCCGGCTACGAGGCTTCCCTTGTTCCGGAAGCCCGCACGTCTGCGGGAAACGGCTATGAGGTCGACGTGCTCGGCATGCACTGCGCCAGCTGTGTCGCCCGGGTGGAGCAGGCAATTTTGGCCGTGCCCGGGGTGAACAGGGCCTCGGTCAACCTGATCGAGAAGGTGGCCCGGGTCGAGGGCGGAGATCCGGACGCCGTGGTGCAGACCATCGTCGATCAGGGTTATGGGGCTTCGGTGCGGCGTGTGCAGGCTATCGATGCCTTTTATCTCCGCCTCCATCCCTGGCCGGAAGAAGAGGAGCTGCAGCAGGTTCATGAAATCCTGCTCGCCCGTGATCCCGCCGCCGAGATCGAGAAGGAGGCGGATCGTCTCCTGGTCCGCACCGCTGAACACCCTGCGGATGTGCTGTTGCGGCTGGGCGATATCGGCTATCAGGTCAGCCTGGAGGAGACCTATATCGATCCCGGCCTGAGCCAGGCCGAGGAAACCAGGCAGGAGATTCGCCGTTCCTGGCAACGGGCGATTGTTGCTGCCCTGGTCGGGTTCGGCATCATGGCCGGGCACATGGGGGGCTTTTTTCCCCACCTGCACGAAGGACAAGGGTTTTGGGCGATGCTCGCCCTGGTTTGCCTGGCAACGATGATCTTCAGTGGCCGCAACTATTTTATCGGTGCCTGGAAGCAGGCCAGGCACATGGCTGCCAACATGGATACCCTGGTGGCCATGGGCACGGGCGCGGCCTGGCTCTCTTCGGTTCTGGTGATAGCCAAGCCGGATTTCATTCCCGGAGCAGCCGATCACCTCTATCTCGATGCCTCGGTGATGATCCTCGCCTTTCTCCAACTCGGTCATGCCCTGGAAACACGGGCCAAGCGAACCACCAGCGAGGCCATCGGCGCCCTGGTTGGGCTGCGTGCCCGGACCGCCCTGCTGATCCGCTCTTTTGCCCCGGTCGAGATTCCGGTCTCCCTGCTGCGAATGGGGGACCGGGTGCGGGTCAAACCCGGGGAAAAGGTGCCTATCGACGGCGAGATTGTCGAAGGGCAGACAAGTATCGACGAATCCATGCTCACCGGCGAACCCCTGGCCGTGTCCCGAGGTGTGGGCGACGCGGTCACCGGTGGGACCATGAACCGCTCCGGCACCTTTGTGCTCAAGGTGACCAGGTTGGGCGAGGACACCACCCTGGCGCGGATTATCCGCATGGTCAAGAGCGCGCAGATGAGCAAGCCGCCCATCGGTCGCCTGGTGGACAGGATCGCCGGCGTCTTTGTGCCGGTGGTGATTTCGATCAGCCTGCTCACCTTTCTTGGCTGGTGGTTGCTGGCGGATGTTCTCCCCCTGGCCCATGCGCTCACCGCAGCCATTGCCGTGCTGGTTATCGCCTGTCCCTGTGCCCTGGGCCTGGCAACCCCGATTGCGATCATGGTCGGCACCAGCCGTGCAGCCCAGTGCAATGTGCTCATCCGCAATTCCGATGCCCTGCAGACCGCCTCCCGCCTGACCCATGTGGTGGTCGACAAGACCGGTACCCTCACCGAGGGGCGACCGGCGGTCACAGCCCTGTTTCCGGTTGCGGGGGTGAGTGAGGATCAGTTGCTCCAGTGGGCGGCCAGTCTGGAGAGCGGATCCGAGCATCCCCTGGCCGAGGCGGTACTGAATGCCCAGAACGAGCGCGGCGGGGAGGTCCTTGAACCGAAAAATTTTGCCGCTGTCCCCGGTCGCGGGGTGCGGGGCGAACTCGATGGACGGTTGTATTTCCTCGGCAACCACCATTTTCTTGAGGAACAGGGGGGCACCCTTCCGCAAACGCTCCTGGCTGAGGCGGACAAGGAGGCGGGCCGGGGGGGCACCCCGGTCTGGTTGGGCCGGTCTGCGGAAGTGCTTGGGCTTCTTATCCTTCGCGATCCCCTGCGCCCAGATTCGACGGCCGCGATCCGTGCCCTGCAGCGCCAGGGGATTACGGTGGTCATGTGCAGCGGCGACAATGCCGCCACGGCAGGTGCCGTGGCCCGCGAGGTGGGCATTGGCGAGGTCCACAGCGAGATTCTGCCCGAGGAGAAGCTGGCGGTGATTGAAAACCTGCAGCGGCAGGGATTTTGTGTGGGCATGGTCGGCGACGGGGTCAACGATGCCCCGGCCCTGGCCCAGGCGGATACCGGATTCGCCCTGGGCAGCGGCACGGATGTGGCGATTGAGAACGCCGATATCACCCTCACCGGCGATTCCTTGATGCTGGTTGCCGATGCCATTGCCATCTCCACCGCAACCATCAAAAATATCCGCCAAAATCTCTTTGGCGCTTTTGTCTACAATGTGATAGGTATCCCGCTGGCAGCGGGACTGTTGTACCCTCTGACCGGCTGGCAGTTGGAGCCGATGTTTGCCAGTGCCGCCATGGCGCTTTCCTCGGTGACGGTCGTCACCAACGCCAACAGGCTGCGTTTCTTCCACCCCTGA
- a CDS encoding TDT family transporter, with protein sequence MENGSAVESERRNINAKGLWWKRFLYSLTGANLDYEVGPNWFASVMGTGIIANASASLPFFSTQLRAFAFVVWALASVMLIGLVLATSFFLFRQQNAWARHFRDPMMAQFYGAPPMAALTVAGGAVLVGHSGIGQDLALDISWILWSIGTLAGFCSAVVIPYRLFTVFKVRPDSAFGGWLMPVVPPMVSATIGAMLVPHAPVGVPRQTLFYLCFSQFGLSFLAAMIIIAMIWSRLAHHGTSGTSRVPTLWIVLGPLGQSMTAVGILGTVAKDAVPAPMAAGFELFAVFYSVPIFGFVILWTCLAILLTLRARRRNMKFALTYWAFTFPVGTCVTGTAQLAHHTGLPLFAWASVVFYGGLILAWGVAAFGTTKGMITGHLFRPPSAPAGPIISLKD encoded by the coding sequence ATGGAGAACGGATCAGCCGTGGAGAGCGAGCGCAGGAACATAAATGCCAAGGGGTTGTGGTGGAAACGGTTCTTGTATTCCTTGACCGGAGCGAACCTCGATTATGAAGTCGGCCCGAATTGGTTTGCCTCGGTGATGGGCACCGGTATTATCGCAAACGCCTCGGCCTCATTGCCGTTTTTTTCGACTCAACTCAGGGCGTTTGCTTTTGTTGTCTGGGCTCTCGCCTCGGTCATGCTGATCGGACTCGTGCTTGCAACGAGCTTTTTTTTATTTCGCCAGCAGAATGCCTGGGCCAGGCATTTTCGCGATCCGATGATGGCGCAATTCTATGGAGCCCCTCCAATGGCAGCGCTCACCGTCGCCGGTGGCGCCGTTTTGGTTGGCCATAGTGGAATCGGCCAGGATCTTGCCCTCGATATTTCCTGGATCCTCTGGAGTATTGGCACTCTCGCAGGCTTTTGTTCAGCGGTCGTCATTCCTTATCGTCTGTTCACCGTGTTCAAGGTCCGGCCAGACTCCGCTTTCGGCGGATGGCTCATGCCGGTCGTCCCTCCCATGGTCTCCGCGACCATCGGTGCCATGCTCGTTCCCCACGCTCCCGTGGGCGTGCCGCGGCAGACGCTTTTCTATCTTTGTTTCTCCCAATTCGGTCTGAGTTTTCTCGCGGCAATGATCATTATTGCGATGATTTGGAGTCGATTGGCCCATCACGGCACTTCGGGCACCTCCCGCGTTCCGACCTTGTGGATCGTGCTCGGGCCTTTGGGGCAATCGATGACCGCGGTCGGAATACTCGGCACGGTCGCAAAGGATGCTGTTCCGGCCCCTATGGCTGCCGGTTTTGAATTGTTTGCCGTTTTCTACAGCGTGCCTATTTTTGGGTTCGTGATCCTCTGGACCTGTCTTGCCATTCTTCTGACCCTCCGAGCCCGGAGGAGAAACATGAAGTTTGCCCTTACCTATTGGGCCTTTACCTTCCCGGTCGGCACCTGCGTTACCGGCACCGCACAACTGGCCCATCACACTGGCCTGCCGCTGTTTGCCTGGGCCAGTGTCGTATTTTATGGAGGGCTGATCCTAGCCTGGGGGGTGGCTGCCTTTGGTACGACCAAGGGCATGATAACGGGGCATCTCTTCCGGCCGCCCTCCGCACCGGCAGGCCCCATTATCTCGCTCAAGGATTGA
- a CDS encoding YkgJ family cysteine cluster protein: protein MFLNDLSAQVMGLFEELDARTAQFRTVSGLQCPTGCGACCLSHKVEATVLEFLPLAMSLLGSDAGDQLLDRLSQPGLASHCVLYDSEGQEGHCSAYAHRGVVCRLFGFAGILDRHRMPQLAACKVMRAADPPMVARAEELIALEPTLLPLFTEAGVRLSAMDPGLGAKRLPINEALREALAKVEVMRLYTGTVNMVVEEPVRDALLFEDGLEAHGPFPGEFGNETGAGGVQ, encoded by the coding sequence ATGTTCTTAAATGATTTGAGTGCCCAGGTCATGGGCCTTTTTGAGGAGCTGGATGCCCGCACGGCCCAGTTCCGTACGGTTTCCGGCCTGCAATGCCCCACCGGCTGCGGTGCGTGCTGCCTCTCCCATAAGGTGGAGGCCACGGTGCTGGAGTTTTTGCCCCTGGCCATGAGCCTCTTGGGCAGCGATGCTGGTGATCAACTGCTCGATAGGCTCTCCCAGCCGGGGCTTGCAAGCCACTGCGTGCTCTACGATTCCGAGGGCCAGGAGGGGCATTGCAGTGCCTACGCCCACCGGGGTGTGGTCTGCCGTCTCTTTGGTTTCGCCGGCATTCTCGATCGCCATCGCATGCCGCAACTGGCTGCCTGCAAGGTGATGCGGGCCGCGGATCCCCCCATGGTCGCCCGGGCCGAGGAGTTGATTGCCCTTGAGCCGACGCTGTTGCCATTGTTCACCGAGGCCGGGGTCCGCCTCAGTGCCATGGATCCTGGATTGGGCGCAAAACGGTTGCCGATCAATGAGGCGCTGCGTGAAGCACTGGCCAAGGTCGAGGTGATGCGTCTCTACACCGGTACGGTCAATATGGTGGTTGAGGAACCCGTTCGCGATGCACTTCTATTTGAAGATGGTCTCGAGGCCCATGGCCCGTTTCCTGGCGAATTTGGGAATGAGACCGGGGCGGGAGGCGTGCAGTAA